A single window of Drosophila suzukii chromosome 3, CBGP_Dsuzu_IsoJpt1.0, whole genome shotgun sequence DNA harbors:
- the Rim gene encoding uncharacterized protein Rim isoform X23 — protein sequence MSLSQRSHSAAPSDGYHSSGVGGGVGGVPSGGSAYGYRSTSPRRGSLSPPDDRYIDYPVLPVHGSPNAPSVYQGPGGASSAAAAASQQQRFQSRSATATPTGSPKKRQLPQVPQTSRSAMLRDRLGQDFDERLASGGRFGRHRTRQPHHQATYRSTGMGGWERHYTGLSDSDLHSMDARMRPRHSLSPDKDFMGEFGDSDMESVVSVTSSAFSTQSERPRTSRGLSFPRNWRNLFGVRNSFLSGSGGEPITGLRLHHSEPGRANTIEVDDCDYLPVGGAQQLVLLEQLEQLQQLAALAAADSPPISAGLGMPLAPPPLAPHQVLVTDANSGQLVEQFFVEPGTMAEEMMESLDPLDPHAHLHPLHSAFYSPSPHLPFDIDIDIYPPRRSNGQKPNVQAATAAAYPLPLLPSFEQFKRITTPITNLFRSSSPSGLHGHAHAHDHASTTPSSLVGYVRDHQDKSCSHCQNGSQPVVLSTHHTLHLTTAGLAIGACQDPCCLADAHPHPQHQPMGYPMGEPPSADPAMCGECVDQHFLGGMTGPQMNLGVVPTYHVHTPTPNAHRRARGQMATPAPPPTQSVLRLSRQLSEDALVAAVPISEAKAQPTSILKKPKLERRRLFHEGQSRSLDYDDLHTKSWGRRRIRYEDEVMPSSADYPYPHPNPYANHSPTTAAMSRRYGSETNIRQSYMGANVDANNPLSHSHFLVTDDKIVTITYDSDVGWTRRGVAPSLFRGAHRQRGLADARHHMSLDLQRTSQQKLYGPAAPYLKRRRNLPHPPSAQNAHNFSPMEPGSEMGMEQGNGMGSGGAHNTTGTSTHNSNHHTTNHHNSQASSVSVSQSHNQQSQQQQQQQSVRQKGKEGTTANSGSMMASEQLTKSSSGSGGATSAAAAGHLVVGGTNANNASSSSFANPQPPPQQQQLLQQQLHGSPNNINNNIKRAPSSTPQQQPNTNTNNDANNLTLDPTQQQQPQLPPSQQQQPPNTCTNLITNTTTTLTTTTTTSSNATNAATTTTATTTTTATTTNATTTATNPTTTNNTNEPNATTTTTTNANADADADADAPLDAIDWDAIDAMLDDDFSEYDKDKNGADDPGASKSAEGGGAEDKVDGSLSDTGNDRKKGGGVDQERSPKGGSGMGKKSNSTSQLSATGRKRRMGFGKKGKNSFTVHRSEEVLPGDITRELRSGGGGGLGVSLGGAGGASGAGGSGGAGGGGLSRGSSSEADAIEQFFGDGAGGERFSPSLRNDGALNEFVDGLGPGQLVGRQVLGAPSLGDIQLSLCHQKGCLEVEVIRARGLQQKAQSKMLPAPYVKVYLVSGKRCVDKMKTSSARRTLDPLYQQQLVFKQSYTGCILQITVWGDYGRIEKKVFMGVAQIMLDDLNLSNIVIGWYKLFGTTSLVSCPTNIGLGSRRSSIASLDSLKL from the exons ATGAGCCTCAGCCAGCGGAGCCATTCGGCGGCACCCAGCGACGGTTACCACAGCAGCGGAGTAGGAGGCGGTGTGGGCGGAGTGCCCTCCGGCGGATCCGCCTACGGCTATCGGAGCACCAGTCCCCGAAGGGGATCCCTCTCGCCACCCGACGACCGCTACATAGACTATCCAGTGCTTCCAGTTCACGGCTCGCCCAACGCCCCATCGGTCTACCAGGGACCGGGTGGTGCGTCCTCCGCGGCGGCGGCTGCCTCGCAGCAGCAGCGATTCCAGTCGCGATCGGCCACAGCCACGCCCACGGGATCCCCCAAGAAGAGGCAACTGCCACAG GTGCCGCAGACCTCTCGCAGTGCCATGCTGCGGGACCGCCTAGGGCAGGACTTCGACGAGCGGTTGGCCTCCGGTGGTCGCTTTGGACGGCACCGCACACGGCAGCCGCACCACCAGGCCACGTACCGCAGCACCGGGATGGGCGGCTGGGAGCGGCACTACACGGGACTGTCGGACAGCGACCTGCACTCGATGGACGCCCGGATGCGACCGCGACACTCGCTGTCGCCGGACAAGGACTTCATGGGCGAGTTCGGCGACTCGGACATGGAGTCGGTGGTCAGCGTGACCTCCAGCGCCTTCTCCACGCAGTCGGAGCGACCGCGCACCTCGCGCGGACTCAG CTTCCCGCGCAACTGGCGCAACCTTTTTGGCGTCCGCAACAGTTTCCTCAGCGGATCAGGAGGCGAACCCATCACTGGACTCCGGCTGCACCACTCGGAGCCTGGAAGGGCCAACACCATCGAAGTGGATGACTGTGACTATCTGCCGGTGGGCGGTGCCCAGCAGTTGGTGTTGCTGGAGCAGCtggagcaactgcagcagctgGCTGCTCTGGCGGCTGCCGACTCACCGCCCATTTCCGCCGGGCTTGGAATGCCACTAGCACCACCACCACTAGCACCACATCAGGTTCTCGTGACCGATGCCAACAGTGGCCAGCTGGTGGAGCAGTTCTTCGTGGAGCCCGGCACCATGGCCGAGGAGATGATGGAGTCACTCGATCCACTCGATCCCCATGCGCATCTGCATCCACTCCATTCCGCCTTCTACTCGCCATCGCCCCATTTGCCATTCGACATCGACATCGACATCTATCCACCACGACGGTCCAACGGACAGAAACCGAACGTACAAGCCGCTACCGCCGCTGCCTatccgctgccgctgctgccgaGCTTTGAGCAATTCAAGCGCATTACCACGCCCATCACGAATCTCTTCCGCAGCTCCTCGCCCTCGGGCCTCCATGGCCACGCCCATGCCCACGACCACGCCTCCACGACGCCCAGTTCGCTGGTGGGCTATGTGCGAGATCACCAGGACAAGAGCTGCAGCCACTGCCAGAATGGAAGTCAGCCGGTGGTGCTGTCGACGCACCACACTTTGCACTTGACCACCGCCGGTTTGGCGATTGGCGCTTGCCAGGATCCCTGCTGTCTGGCGGATGCCCATCCGCATCCGCAGCACCAGCCCATGGGCTATCCCATGGGTGAGCCACCCTCCGCAGATCCGGCGATGTGCGGCGAGTGTGTGGATCAGCACTTTTTGGGCGGGATGACGGGACCGCAAATGAATCTGGGCGTGGTGCCAACCTACCATGTGCACACCCCAACCCCAAATGCCCATCGTCGGGCCAGGGGTCAAATGGCCACGCCTGCACCACCGCCCACTCAATCGGTGCTTAGACTATCACGACAGCTAAGTGAAGACGCCTTGGTGGCCGCCGTACCCATTTCGGAGGCCAAGGCGCAGCCCACTTCAATCCTAAAGAAACCGAAGCTGGAGCGCAGACGACTCTTTCACGAGGGTCAGTCGAGGTCGCTGGACTACGATGATCTGCACACGAAGAGCTGGGGTCGCCGACGCATTCGCTACGAGGACGAGGTGATGCCCTCGTCGGCGGACTATCCCTATCCGCATCCCAATCCCTATGCCAACCACTCACCAACCACGGCGGCCATGTCGCGTCGCTATGGTTCGGAGACCAATATCCGGCAGTCGTACATGGGGGCCAATGTGGATGCCAACAATCCGTTGAGTCACTCGCATTTCCTGGTCACGGATGACAAGATAGTGACCATTACCTATGACTCGGATGTGGGCTGGACGCGGCGGGGCGTGGCTCCATCCCTGTTTCGAGGGGCGCACCGCCAGCGGGGATTGGCGGATGCCAGGCATCATATGTCGCTGGACCTGCAGCGCACCAGCCAGCAGAAGTTGTACGGACCGGCGGCTCCTTACCTCAAACGCCGAAGGAATCTGCCGCATCCACCAAGTGCGCAGAATGCCCACAACTTTTCACCAATGGAGCCGGGTTCGGAAATGGGAATGGAACAGGGCAACGGAATGGGCAGCGGTGGTGCACACAACACTACCGGTACCAGTACACACAATAGCAACCACCACACCACCAACCACCACAATAGCCAAGCGAGTAGTGTTAGTGTTAGCCAAAGTCACAATCAACAAtctcaacaacaacaacaacaacaatcagTTAGGCAAAAAGGGAAAGAAGGCACCACCGCCAATAGCGGATCGATGATGGCATCGGAGCAGCTGACGAAATCTAGTAGTGGGAGCGGTGGTGCAACatctgctgccgctgctgggCATCTTGTCGTCGGTGGTACTAATGCTAATAATGCTTCTTCTTCCTCTTTTGCAAATCCccaaccaccaccacaacaacaacaactactacaacaacaacttcATGGATCACCCAACAATATCAACAACAATATTAAACGTGCCCCATCATCAAcaccacaacaacaaccaaaCACAAACACCAACAATGACGCCAACAACCTGACGCTTGACCccacacaacaacaacaaccacaactaCCACCctcacaacaacaacaaccaccaAATACATGCACAAATCTTATCACaaatacaacaacaacattaacaacaacaaccacaacatCGTCGAATGCAACGAATGCGGCGACAACGACAaccgcaacaacaacaacaactgcgACAACAACAAATGCTACAACAACTGCCACAAATCCAACAACAACGAATAACACGAACGAACCAAacgcaacaacaacaacaacaacgaacGCTAACGCTGATGCGGATGCGGACGCGGATGCTCCGCTGGACGCTATCGACTGGGATGCAATCGATGCGATGCTGGATGATGATTTCAGCGAGTATGACAAGGACAAGAACGGAGCCGACGATCCTGGCGCCTCCAAGTCAGCGGAGGGCGGTGGTGCCGAAGATAAAGTCG ATGGCAGCCTCTCGGACACCGGAAACGACCGGAAGAAGGGCGGCGGCGTCGACCAGGAGCGGTCCCCCAAGGGGGGCAGCGGCATGGGCAAGAAGTCCAACTCCACCTCGCAGCTCTCGGCCACAG GTCGTAAAAGACGTATGGGCTTTGGAAAGAAGGGTAAGAACTCGTTCACGGTGCACCGCAGCGAAGAAGTGCTGCCCGGCGATATAACGCGGGAACTGCGAAGCGGTGGCGGTGGCGGATTGGGCGTTAGCCTCGGCGGTGCCGGTGGTGCCAGTGGCGCCGGTGGCTCAGGCGGCGCCGGCGGGGGCGGCCTGTCCCGCGGCTCGTCCTCGGAGGCGGACGCCATCGAGCAGTTCTTCGGCGATGGCGCCGGCGGGGAAAG ATTCTCCCCCTCGTTGCGCAATGATGGAGCCCTAAATGAGTTCGTGGATGGTTTGGGACCAGGACAACTGGTGGGTCGCCAAGTGCTGGGAGCTCCCTCGCTGGGCGACATCCAGCTATCGCTGTGCCATCAAAAAGGCTGTCTGGAGGTGGAGGTCATACGGGCCAGGGGCTTACAG CAAAAAGCCCAATCAAAAATGCTGCCTGCTCCATATGTAAAGGTTTACTTGGTGTCGGGAAAACGCTGTGTGGACAAGATGAAGACCTCCTCGGCTCGACGAACCCTGGATCCACTGTACCAGCAGCAGTTGGTATTCAAACAGTCCTACACCGGTTGTATACTACAG ATAACCGTTTGGGGCGATTATGGACGCATTGAGAAGAAGGTGTTTATGGGCGTGGCGCAGATAATGCTCGACGATCTGAATCTGTCGAATATCGTGATCGGCTGGTACAAACTCTTTGGCACCACCTCCCTGGTCAGTTGTCCCACTAATATAGGCTTAGGCTCTAGGCGCTCATCCATAGCCTCACTCGACTCACTAAAACTCTAG